TTCATCCTTACAATCCGGTGCAATATCCGAAATGTAAGCAAAATCGGCACGTGCCTCCATCAATTTAACCAAGCCTTCTTCGTCGATAACCTCTTTACGAGCTGTATTTACAAGAATACCACCTTTTGGCATTTTGTTTAATAAATCAAAATTAATTGATTTTTTTGTTTTGTCGTTTGCTGGAATGTGCAAGGAAACATAGTTACAGGTACTGTATAATTCTTCAACAGAATCAACAACAGTAACGCCATCGGCTTCAATTGCCTCTTTAGCCACAAATGGGTCGAAGGCATAAACTTCCATACCAAAACCTTTAGCAATAGTAGCCACATAACGTCCTACATTACCATAAGCATGAATACCAATTTTCTTACCTCTAAGCTCTACTCCGGCTTTTCCATTGTATGAATTTCGGGCCATAAATACCATCATACCCAAAACCAATTCGGCAACGGCATTTGAGTTTTGTCCCGGAGTATTCATAGCAACAATTCCTTTTTCTGTACAAGCTTCAAGATCGATATTATCGTATCCTGCACCAGCACGAACTATTACTTTAAGATTTTTAGCTGCTTCTATTATCTCACGAGTTGCTTTATCACTTCTGATAATCATTGCATCAACATCGGCAACTGCTGCTAATAAATCAGATTTATCTGTATAAGACTCTAACAAAACCAATTCGTAACCAGCACCTTCTACAACTTCTCTGATACCATTAACGGCAGCAGGAGCAAATGGTTTTTCGGTTGCAATTAATACTTTAGTCATTTTATTTGAAAATTTGAATTGAAAAAATAAAATGTCATTATCAGCCAAATCGAAGTAATTTTTAAACTTTAAGCTTTAAGTAATTTTTAGTTTATACCTTTTTACTTAATACTTTTTACTTTATTGAATTACTTTAGTCGTTCCTCATGCATCTGAATGACGAAAAGCGGGAAGATAAACTTCCCATCTTATCAATAGTTATATTACTTTACATGCAATGCTTCAAACTCTTTCATGCAGTCAACCAAAGCCTGCACACTTTCTTTTGGTAAAGCATTATAGGTAGAAGCACGGAATCCTCCTACAGAACGGTGTCCTTTAATTCCAGACATTCCTTTAGAAGTAGCAAATTCCAAGAAATCTTTTTCAAGCTCCTTATATTCATCTGACATTACAAAGCAGATATTCATTAAAGAACGATCTTCTTTATTAAGAACAGTACCTTTAAACATTGGGTTACGATCGATTTCGTCGTATAAAATAGCAGCTTTTTCTTGGTTTAGTTTTTGCATTGCAGCAACACCACCTTTTTCTTTAATCCACTTTAAAGTTTGAAGAGCAGCAAATACAGGAACTACTGGAGGAGTATTAAACATAGATACCCCTTTAATGTGAGTTCTGTAATCTAACATTGTAGGAATTTGACGATCAACTTTACCTAAGATCTCATCTTTAACAATTACAAAAGTTACACCTGCAGGAGCAAGGTTCTTTTGAGCGCCACCATAAATTAATGCATATTTAGATACATCAACCGGACGAGAGAAAATATCTGAAGACATATCGGCTACTAACGGAACATTAATATCCATATCCTCTTTAATTTCTGTACCATAAATGGTATTGTTGGTTGTGATGTGAAAATAATCGGCATCAGCAGGAATTTCATATCCTTTTGGCAGATAGTTATACACAGTGTCTTTTGAAGAAGCTACCTCTACTACTTCACCAAAAAGATTAGCTTCTTTCTGAGCTTTATTAGCCCATGCACCTGTATTTAAATAGGCAGCTTTTTTTCCCATTAAGTTGTAAGGAATCATGCAAAACTGAGTTGATGCTCCACCACCTAAAAATAAAACAGAATATCCTTCAGGGATATTCAATAACTCTTTAAATAATGCGATAGCTTCATCCATTACTGCAACAAATTCTTTGCTACGGTGTGAAACTTCCATTACAGAAAGACCTGTTCCAGCAAAGTTTTTAATTGCCTCAGCAGTTTTTTCAACTGTGAAATCCGGAAGGATTGAAGGGCCTGCAG
This genomic interval from uncultured Marinifilum sp. contains the following:
- the serC gene encoding 3-phosphoserine/phosphohydroxythreonine transaminase — encoded protein: MKVHNFSAGPSILPDFTVEKTAEAIKNFAGTGLSVMEVSHRSKEFVAVMDEAIALFKELLNIPEGYSVLFLGGGASTQFCMIPYNLMGKKAAYLNTGAWANKAQKEANLFGEVVEVASSKDTVYNYLPKGYEIPADADYFHITTNNTIYGTEIKEDMDINVPLVADMSSDIFSRPVDVSKYALIYGGAQKNLAPAGVTFVIVKDEILGKVDRQIPTMLDYRTHIKGVSMFNTPPVVPVFAALQTLKWIKEKGGVAAMQKLNQEKAAILYDEIDRNPMFKGTVLNKEDRSLMNICFVMSDEYKELEKDFLEFATSKGMSGIKGHRSVGGFRASTYNALPKESVQALVDCMKEFEALHVK
- a CDS encoding 3-phosphoglycerate dehydrogenase, translating into MTKVLIATEKPFAPAAVNGIREVVEGAGYELVLLESYTDKSDLLAAVADVDAMIIRSDKATREIIEAAKNLKVIVRAGAGYDNIDLEACTEKGIVAMNTPGQNSNAVAELVLGMMVFMARNSYNGKAGVELRGKKIGIHAYGNVGRYVATIAKGFGMEVYAFDPFVAKEAIEADGVTVVDSVEELYSTCNYVSLHIPANDKTKKSINFDLLNKMPKGGILVNTARKEVIDEEGLVKLMEARADFAYISDIAPDCKDEIAAKFEGRFFFTPKKMGAQTAEANINAGIAGANQIVNCIEKGDETFKVN